In one Streptomyces marincola genomic region, the following are encoded:
- a CDS encoding GNAT family N-acetyltransferase, protein MAGMTEVRTAHTADLDAATLAAARGLLDEAFAGDFADHDWDHGLGGVHALVWSRGELVGHASVVQRRLLYGGRALRAGYVEGVGVRPGHRGRGHGRSLMAAVERVIRGAYELGALSTSEEARGLYAARGWLPWLGPTFALTPMGIARTEEDDGGVYVLPVGAALDRTAELVCDWRDGDVW, encoded by the coding sequence ATGGCCGGCATGACCGAGGTACGCACCGCCCACACCGCCGACCTGGACGCCGCGACGCTCGCCGCGGCGCGCGGCCTCCTCGACGAGGCGTTCGCAGGGGACTTCGCCGACCACGACTGGGACCACGGCCTCGGGGGCGTGCACGCCCTGGTGTGGTCGCGGGGCGAACTGGTCGGCCACGCCTCGGTCGTCCAGCGCCGCCTGCTGTACGGGGGGCGCGCCCTGCGCGCCGGCTACGTGGAGGGCGTCGGGGTCAGACCCGGCCACCGGGGCCGCGGGCACGGCCGGTCGCTCATGGCCGCGGTGGAACGCGTGATCCGCGGCGCCTACGAGCTGGGCGCCCTGTCCACCTCCGAGGAGGCCCGCGGCCTGTACGCCGCCCGCGGCTGGCTGCCCTGGCTGGGGCCGACGTTCGCGCTGACCCCCATGGGCATAGCCCGCACGGAGGAGGACGACGGCGGCGTGTACGTGCTCCCGGTGGGGGCGGCCCTCGACCGCACCGCCGAGCTGGTCTGCGACTGGCGCGACGGCGACGTGTGGTGA
- a CDS encoding NAD(P)/FAD-dependent oxidoreductase, translated as MRTTRRVVVVGGGMAAARLAQQLGGVPEAAVTVLGEEPHAPYNRVLLAEVLAGRYAPEVIALPRPAPGVAWRAGARVARIDRSAHRVVCEDGTEERYDTLVLATGSNPVLPPLHGLFGPGGAAAGVHAFRTLEDCLALGRAVREGTPAVVIGGGLLGVSAARALAARGARVVLAQQGEHLMERQLDAGAAALLRAHLVELGVEVHTECRVRGVRTSGRGGRVTGVDLADGYRLDADVVVLACGVRPRTGLAREAGLALGARGGVVVDDALRTPQDPDVHALGDCAEHDGVLYGLAGAAQDQADALARVLSGEEGAGYAGTRALIRLTLPQYALPAHALPGAPRPAGAGPLDVAAFGQTTPHPGDDVVQLADATRGAYRKIVVRGDRLRGGILVGDLGSVGTLARAWEGDEALPATPLLHLLTHDGGY; from the coding sequence ATGAGGACGACGAGGCGTGTGGTGGTCGTGGGCGGCGGCATGGCCGCCGCGCGGCTCGCGCAGCAGCTCGGCGGCGTGCCGGAGGCCGCCGTGACGGTGCTGGGCGAGGAACCGCACGCGCCGTACAACCGCGTGCTGCTCGCCGAGGTCCTGGCCGGCCGGTACGCGCCCGAGGTGATCGCGCTGCCGCGGCCCGCGCCAGGCGTGGCCTGGCGGGCCGGGGCGCGGGTGGCGCGGATCGACCGGTCCGCGCACCGGGTCGTGTGCGAGGACGGCACCGAGGAACGGTACGACACGCTCGTGCTCGCCACCGGCTCGAACCCGGTGCTCCCGCCGCTGCACGGCCTGTTCGGCCCCGGCGGGGCGGCGGCGGGCGTGCACGCGTTCCGCACCCTGGAGGACTGCCTGGCGCTGGGCCGCGCGGTGCGCGAGGGCACCCCCGCGGTGGTGATCGGCGGCGGGCTGCTCGGCGTATCGGCCGCGCGCGCCCTGGCCGCGCGGGGCGCGCGGGTCGTGCTCGCCCAGCAGGGCGAGCACCTGATGGAACGGCAGCTCGACGCCGGGGCCGCGGCCCTGCTGCGGGCCCACCTGGTCGAACTCGGCGTCGAGGTGCACACCGAGTGCCGCGTGCGCGGGGTGCGGACCTCAGGCCGGGGCGGCCGGGTCACGGGGGTCGACCTGGCCGACGGGTACCGGCTCGACGCGGACGTCGTGGTGCTCGCCTGCGGCGTGCGCCCGCGCACCGGGCTGGCGCGGGAGGCGGGCCTGGCGCTGGGGGCGCGCGGCGGTGTCGTCGTCGACGACGCGCTGCGCACCCCCCAGGACCCGGACGTGCACGCCCTCGGGGACTGCGCGGAGCACGACGGCGTGCTCTACGGCCTCGCCGGAGCCGCCCAGGACCAGGCCGACGCGCTGGCCCGGGTGCTGTCGGGCGAGGAGGGCGCCGGCTACGCCGGTACCCGCGCGCTGATCCGGCTGACGCTCCCCCAGTACGCGCTCCCGGCGCACGCCCTGCCAGGCGCCCCTCGGCCCGCGGGGGCCGGACCGCTGGACGTCGCCGCGTTCGGGCAGACCACCCCGCACCCGGGCGACGACGTCGTCCAGCTGGCCGACGCCACGCGCGGCGCCTACCGCAAGATCGTCGTCCGGGGCGACCGGCTGCGCGGCGGAATCCTGGTCGGCGACCTGGGCAGCGTCGGCACGCTCGCCCGCGCCTGGGAGGGCGACGAGGCCCTGCCCGCCACGCCGCTGCTCCACCTGCTCACCCACGACGGAGGGTACTGA